The Juglans regia cultivar Chandler chromosome 16, Walnut 2.0, whole genome shotgun sequence nucleotide sequence aaattagattaagttgagttgaattataaaaataaacgagcgATCGGAATTTCTTACTATTGTCAACAAGTAGCTTTTATTTatgaggaataaaaaaaaagtagcttTTATTTgcgttttttttatttctcggAAGCAAAACATTCACCGAAAGCCAGTGAGCCACAGCACGCactcgctcgctctctctctctctctctctctctccagtaATAAAGAGTAGTGTAGAAGAAAGTAACAGAGTACAGAGAAAAAATCGAGCCAAAGAGGCAAAAGCTCAAGACAGGAGGAACTTGTGCTCAATATCCCACAAATGACAACCACGGCTAATGTGAACGGGGAACACAATGGACCTCCGCGAGCACGGTCGTCCCACCGCCAATCGCACGAGCAATACTACCTAACGTCGTCGTCTTCCTCCGCCTCCTTCAAaggctgctgctgctgcctcTTCCTCCTATTCTCCTTCTTGGCTCTCCTTGTCCTGGCCGTGGTTTTGGTCATCGTCTTGGCCCTCAAACCCAAGAAACCCTCCTTCGATCTCCAACAGGTGGGCGTTCAGTACATGGGCATCACCACGCCCAATCCCTCCGAAACCAATCCCGCGGCGAACCCCGCCACCTCCGCCTCCCTCTCCCTCAGTATAAGGATGCTCTTCACGGCGGTGAACCCCAACAGGGTCGGGATCAAGTACGGTGAATCCAGGTTCACCGTCATGTACCGCGGGATGCCCTTGGGAAAAGCCTCCGTCCCGGGGTTCTTCCAGGAGGCTCACAGCGTTCGACAGGTGGAGGCAACCATCGCCGTCGACCGTGTCAACCTGCTCCAAGCCGACGCCGCCAGTTTAGTCAGGGACGCTTCCTTGAACGACCGCGTAGAGCTCAGGGTCCTGGGCGATGTGGGTGCTAAGATCCGGATCTTGAACTTCGATTCCCCTGGCGTTCAGGTCAGCTTCTTCCACAATATTTTCATCGAATTGCTCTTGCATTACTTAATCTCTAATGCAGCAGACTTCAccttaaaaaagaaaggaaaaaaaaaaaaaatagtgtctTGGGTTCATAAATTTGGTTTCATTGGGACAGAATTTGGAGGGattgcttgatttttttttaatttttcaaaacaatttgaaGTCCAAGTTTCTTTCCAATTTAAATGGGTTTTGGTTCATCTCTTAATAAATTCACACCATTTGTGTGCTCtctggaaggagagagagagagagagagttctctCTGCACTGCATGTCTGTGTGTCCCTTTCTGCCTCCATTTTTAAttctaatgataataataaaaaaaaaaagtttgctaGCGTACAGTGCTGAGTAGATATTATAATGCGATAACGTGACCCCTTCCGTCATACTAAGATGTCCGAAAATGTGTGTGTATTTGCGCTAATGCCCTTCAAGTTGTGggcatttgtttttgtattttagaAAGAAATACGAACGAAACATGTTGGGTATGATGGTATGATCAGGTGCATTTTATGTTGGTGCCCCCATTTGGCTTTCGTCGGTCCCCTATattcacgttttttttttaagtcccAGTGTCTAATAATCATAATTAAGgcatttggagaaaaaaaagggaTTGCTTTGTGGCATtccatgaatatttttttttccgtttcaCAAATTGTTCATAAACGGTATGATCTTCGATAATAAATACTTACAGTTGTTACGGATTTCCTGGATATTTGCGTCCTcgttgttttcttgaaaaaaaatgatgttcttTCCGTTGGTTGTCATTCTTATTTGTTAGCTTAGGAATCGAACCTCCTTATAGTCTGCCAAAATGAaactaaaattttcttttaacagaCGTAAAAACAGTTAAAATGGGGGGGCAGGGGGGGCTTTATCTTTTTCTAGCAAACAAGACAAATAAGATtggacaaaaacaaaacaaaacaaactgaTTTCGTTGTCACGACTCATGGGATGGGATAGAAAGTCTTTAGCAGCATGGCACTTTTGCGTTTTCTGGACCCCATGCAGGCCCCAATTGCGTTCACATTATTACACTAGtgggttttattaataaatcaaatTGGAGGGTGAAATGTaaaaatatgtatgtatgtgtatgtatgtaatTTCTATTGAATTTGTGCATTCTCATTGGTCATTGTTTGTTCATGTTGGGGAGGGTCTTTTTTGAGTGCATTTTTCTGCAGATTCTGAGTTTGCAATAAATAATGGTGGGGGGAATGCAGGTATCAGTGGACTGTGCAATAGTGATAAGTCCAAGGAAGCAGTCTCTCACTTACAAGCAGTGCGGATTTGATGGTTTAAGTGTCTGATCACACTCtctcattgttttcttttcttactcTCCACATTTAAGAGCAAAATGAGAAAGGCCCccccttccaaaaaaaaaaagggaaaggggGGCTGGAAAGGAGAAAACCACCCTCTCTCACATGGATTGAGTAgctttttacaaatttttaaaggGAAGAGAAAAGTTTCCCAGAGATTTTGctgggagaaaaaagaaaaagagagagagagagatcaaaatTGATTTGTTCACTTTGATGGAGAGCTAGCTAGTTTAACTGCGTGTAAAGTGTAATCGAATGTGTGGCATTTTATGCATTGACGTATTTAAATTCCATGGCATTGGCCCCCCAATTGGCTcttaccctctctctctctctctctctctctctctgatctctcgtAAAGTGTAATCTCATCCATACAAGGTGCTGTGCTGGTCCACTAGAAGGAAGGGGGAATCCtagaattttctattttttctaccAAATGCCGAAAACACGAGACAAGTATCATGCAGTCATAATTGTACCTTcttctgatttttatttttatttttttcctttgtggGAGAGGTGGTTCTAGCCTTTCAAACTTAAGAGTTAAGGGTCTTAAGTGgcaagaataatatatatatatatatatatatatataattaacgaTGGGGTTGGATTGACAATTGTTGTTGAAAGCTGTCTGGAAAGGAAAACGACAAAGATGTCAAGGTGTTGTTGAATGAAGTATGGTTGGTAGTTGTATTATAATTCAAAATCTGTAATTGGAGCCCCAACTTTGTAGGCCTTAGCCCCATCTCTGTCTGTGCTCTATGATGATATACTATGTTCAAAGCCCAACTAAACTTACCTGCAAATAGAGCCATGACGAACACAGACTGCGAGACCGAAATgggtttataatttataaaacacgcaaaaatgattttctagttttcatttttttaaataatttaaaatataatttatatatttatctttcttcCACCTTAAAATTTAGGTCctatttagatttagagatagtttcatttcatttcatcattataatttttttaaatttttacataaaatataataaataattcaatattttcaaattttaaaacaataataatattacaaaataatattctaacaagatttttttcaatttatctaaaatcatcttattttattttactattcaaaccaGCCCTTTAGTATTCAAACCCATAAGGGTTGGTTCAAGTGGTAAAAAGACTTGGGGCGGCCTTGGGGGTATGCGCTTCCCAGGTCTAAGATTTAAATCCCGTTGGGTGTAAACAATTTTTAGGAACTATTGGATcggaaaaatttttttttaatttacttgaGATACACTTGTAAAAAACTTCTTATCGAATATTGATGCACCTCTAAGATTAGTCGTGACGTTGTTATTGAACACCCGGTgtcaatcataaaaaaaaaaaaaatagtattcaaAATTCCAAGTCCGAACCATCTGCCCTCATAAAAAGTCAAAAGCAAATCGCCACCCTCAGATGAGCATTTGCTTAACCGGtggaataaacaaataaattaatgaaagaaaacatGGAGGAAAGCGTACCTGATAGGTAAGGGAgcattcaaatataattttttttaaatatattaaaatttaatcttattttatttttataaaattatattaaatattgtcaTGTTGATAAAAAtgatgtaatatataatataattaaagaatagaagaatattCTCGCCTCGGATTCAACAAAACCTTCactaataaacaaaacaaaaatattcgtGTTTGGAAccgaataaaataattcatatttgTATGAGTTTTCATCGAAACAAAACtacctattttatttatttatttatttattattattaatattgtttttcaaTTAAGGTTGATTTTTTGCAAGCAAAGCGGCACTGTTTCAAGTATGCTTAAAGATGTAATTAATTACGAAGTCTCTGAGGCTGCAACTCCCCTTGACGTATAACTGTGTTAAAGCCTTGCTCAAAGGTCAATGGCCGTTTGGACATCTTGCGGTTTTGCCGTTAACTCTCCCCGTAATTTATATCATACTTGCCCAATAAACACTATTAAATTCACGTTTGGCTGctgcttcttttcttcttttcttttcaatctgCGAGTCGTGAACTAAATTTAAAGTGTGCTTGGAGTccggatgagagagagagagacctaaaAAGGCCGAGTCTttggaaagaaaagagggagTGTTACGTTTATTGACCTGCAACTTTTTCTGATATTAAATCCAGAAGCTTAGAAAGAAGTAATATCTATGTATCATCCGGGaggaaaaaagttttttttagatttttttctctctttttaagagTCTTGGTCATTTTAAAGATGCTTACTTCTTCGAGGACCGAGGTACAGATCTCTACCATTACGGTTTCCTCCACTTTCAATCTCAAGCTCTGTTTTACTTTCAAATTTTCTCCTGAGTTCTCTCGGGAAAGTCCCAGAGAAACTctggtcttcttcttcttgatatatgctatataattcttttttatttaaagaaaaaacattattttattttacatgttgTCCCTGGCAGATCTTTCATGGCTTGTGATTAAGTTAGGGAGCAATAGGTCTTACCTACCTGGGTGCCTGTGATTCCTCAACAGGTTCGTTTTATCTCTCCTTTTACCCCGTTCGGTAATTTTTAGATGCAGATGGGCAAGTCTTTGCTTCTGGGTTCGCTGAAGTGCTGCttaattttgttctttcttcTCATGGAATCAGTAACTTTATGTCAATTTTGCCAAAAGCTGTCTAATTAAGTATAGAGATGCAATATGATCTGCAGGTTTGAATTCTGATATTGTTCTTTGACGAACCTGTAGGCTGTTATCGTGTTCTGTAATTTTTCTCTGGGTCCGAGTGTGTAACATATGATTAATTTTACTTCGTAAAAGTAATGCTTTCTGTTGCTTTTTCTAGATTTCTCGCACCTTCAATGATCGAATTTCCTTAATTGTTGCAATTGCTAGGTTCCGCcttatatttcttttacttaaaTGGGGTGTAATAAGAACTTCAAAAGATTGTTACCAAGTAAAGGCTTGCTATTTGGAAGACTTTGTGGTCCATGTGAAGCTGCCCTTTTCTTCTTATcacttttacttttctttttcttttcttttctcttttgatgTTCTCTTtactttgttgttattttttaaagtttttctttGTTGATACGATTTGGTGCAGGAactgatccttttttttttcccggggGGGGCAGCTACATGACAAGGGGAATATAAGTTAGCGGAAAGTTTCttgagagattttattttactggTAGTGTGATTCACCAGTAGAATGTCATTCCGTAGTATAGTTCGTGATGTGAGGGATGGCTTTGGGAGCTTATCTAGACGTGGTTTTGAAGTCAGGCTCACTGGCCATCACAGAGGCAAATCGCATGGTTCATTACATGCTTTAAACGATCATCCTATCATAATTCAGAACAGCCGTTGGGCTAGCTTACCCCCTGAACTACTCTATGATGTAATTAGGAGGTTGGAAGAGAGTGAGAGTACGTGGCCTGCTCGTAAGCACGTTGTTGCATGTGCAGCAGTTTGCCGTTCTTGGAGGGTTATGTGCAAAGAAATTGTTAAGAGTCCTGAGTTATCCGGGAAACTTACCTTCCCTGTGTCCCTGAAGCAGGTTGGTTGTTTTTGTTAGCTATTGTTTTGCACATTATGACTTCATTGTTGGTGGTTTTCTTTTTAACTCAAGCTACTGATGGAATAGAGGTTACCAAGATTCCACATCTGTTGCATCTTTGTGTGGAACGCACATTCATTGAAACAAGTGGATATCTAGGGTGCCATTAACTGATTCtactttttttgaatttttagccAGGACCGCGTGATGGAAATATTCAGTGTTTCATAAAAAGGGATAAATCCAACTTAACATACCGCCTTTTTCTGTGTCTTAGCCCGGGTAAGCAGTATTTCTAATTCTTAAGTTGAAGATAACAAATGTCTTTTGATTTCATCCAATGAATGCATGTTCATTGATTTGGTAGTGCAAGATGATGCTATGAAACAGGCGTGTTTATTCTGTTACCCTGCTCTTGCAGCTTTGCTGGTTGAAAATGGAAAATTCCTCCTTTCGGCAAAGAGGACTCGAAGAACCACGTACACAGAATATGTCATCTCCATGGATGCAGATAACGTTTCAAGATCAAGTAGCACTTATATTGGGAAATTGAGGTAAGAAATGGTGTGGAAAGATAACAAAATCCATTTACTTATtatcttcattaaaaaaaatccaaaattgaGCAGCAATGAAGCATGCCTCTTTTATGTTGCCTGCCTTTATGATTTTATGGGTAGGTATCAGTTGGCCTTCCTAGCTCCATAAGGTTATGCAATAAAGTGCACAGGTTTGAAACCTATGCTTGTTGATGTATGTGTGTCTGTGAACACATATACTCGTGTGAGGATCCTTAAAGTGATTACcattagtttttcatttttttgtaattcCATGCTGGAAAAAAAGCTTCTTTGCTTGGTGATGAATGTTTCCATTGTATATTTGCTGTAGGCCTCGATTGGTTcttattaaacaattttttcttcTGAATTATAATTTActcaagaaaattaagaatTGAACTTTGCTTCATGTTCCAGATCAAACTTCCTTGGCACTAAGTTCATAATATTTGATACACAGCCTCCGTACAGTTCCGCCTACATCCCCCCTCCAGGGCGGAGTAGCCGTAGGTTCTATTCCAAAAAAGTCTCCCCGAAGGTTCCAACGGGCAGCTACAACATTGCCCAGGTAACATACGAACTAAATGTGTTAGGCACTCGTGGCCCACGGAAGATGCATTGCATCATGCATTCAATCCCGGCCTCAGCAATTGATGCAGGTGGCACTGTCCCAGGCCAGTCGGAGTTGCATCCTCACTCTCTCGAGGATTCCTTCCGGAGCATCTCCTTATCAAAGTTTCTTGATCACTCTGTTGATTTCAGCAGCTCAAGATTTTCTGAAATCGGTGGGGCCcctgatgatgatgaggatggcAAGCTCAGGCCCttggttttgaaaaacaagTCCCCTAGATGGCATGAACAATTACAGTGTTGGTGCTTGAACTTCCGTGGACGGGTAACTGTTGCCTCTGTTAAAAACTTCCAGTTGATTGCTGCTACACAGCCTGCTGCTGGTGCTCCAACACCATCTCAGCCAGCCCCACCAGAGCATGATAAGATAATTCTGCAGTTTGGTAAAGTTGGTAAAGACATGTTCACCATGGATTATCGCTATCCTCTATCTGCATTTCAGGCTTTTGCAATTTGCTTGAGTAGCTTTGACACGAAATTGGCGTGTGAATAGAAAAAAGCATAAACTGAAGGCTGGTAAAAAAGCAGAACACTATAATGACaatcttttttctcattttttttcttttgtcctttacttttatttttccttctatgGATTCCTTCTAGTGTCAGTAGGATAGgatattgttgttgttgatgcTATTCTGTTGTTGTAAAACTCATTTGTAATTGTGGTGCTGGCCTGATATTTGAGCCTACAGCACTGTAAATTAAAGTCTTTGTACCTTTATTTGTTTCAGCTCCAGCCAGTTAAGAAATGTTGAGTCTCTATTTGTATCTTAGAGCGAGGTCTCGAAACTAGGAATGAAATATCAATTTACAATCACATCTTCCCTGGAAGGTAAAGAAATGGTGTGATCTGTAGAGAAATAAAGCACAGGTTTATGTAGCCTAGACTAAAACAGAAATGATGGAGGTAGTGAATATGGGGGAGTAGTGCCgagcaaaaatccaaaaatttgaCTCCGCCTCTGACTCCATACCGACTTATTGGAGCTGTGCCGGAATTAgagtttttttaaccaaaaaagtTGGAGTTAGAGTCGGAGGTGGCGATGTACCGACTCTGACTCTGTTCCGACTCCAAGTCTGATTGTCCGACTTCGACTTTGATGTtgtacatatttaataaaaatatatatattttttatatattaatcatatatattttatataactatgacttatataattaattaaattcaataatatactagtatagacaaattattataaaataatatacttatactataatataaatagactaaatttactaataatagtttagtatatgtaaacactatactattaactattactaccatgtaacactaatgtataataacaactaatgtataaacaccaATGTATAATGATatgtaatactaattatataataacaaatgtATAACAACATTTAATACTAAAGTATtatgtataaacacaaatatataaatttataataacatgtaatactaacatgtaatactaatatataataattaaagtataataatatgtactagtaatgtataataatcaatgtataataa carries:
- the LOC109013411 gene encoding uncharacterized protein LOC109013411 isoform X1 → MTTTANVNGEHNGPPRARSSHRQSHEQYYLTSSSSSASFKGCCCCLFLLFSFLALLVLAVVLVIVLALKPKKPSFDLQQVGVQYMGITTPNPSETNPAANPATSASLSLSIRMLFTAVNPNRVGIKYGESRFTVMYRGMPLGKASVPGFFQEAHSVRQVEATIAVDRVNLLQADAASLVRDASLNDRVELRVLGDVGAKIRILNFDSPGVQVSVDCAIVISPRKQSLTYKQCGFDGLSV
- the LOC109013411 gene encoding uncharacterized protein LOC109013411 isoform X2, with the translated sequence MTTTANVNGEHNGPPRARSSHRQSHEQYYLTSSSSSASFKGCCCCLFLLFSFLALLVLAVVLVIVLALKPKKPSFDLQQVGVQYMGITTPNPSETNPAANPATSASLSLSIRMLFTAVNPNRVGIKYGESRFTVMYRGMPLGKASVPGFFQEAHSVRQVEATIAVDRVNLLQADAASLVRDASLNDRVELRVLGDVGAKIRILNFDSPGVQILSLQ
- the LOC109013408 gene encoding tubby-like F-box protein 8, which produces MSFRSIVRDVRDGFGSLSRRGFEVRLTGHHRGKSHGSLHALNDHPIIIQNSRWASLPPELLYDVIRRLEESESTWPARKHVVACAAVCRSWRVMCKEIVKSPELSGKLTFPVSLKQPGPRDGNIQCFIKRDKSNLTYRLFLCLSPALLVENGKFLLSAKRTRRTTYTEYVISMDADNVSRSSSTYIGKLRSNFLGTKFIIFDTQPPYSSAYIPPPGRSSRRFYSKKVSPKVPTGSYNIAQVTYELNVLGTRGPRKMHCIMHSIPASAIDAGGTVPGQSELHPHSLEDSFRSISLSKFLDHSVDFSSSRFSEIGGAPDDDEDGKLRPLVLKNKSPRWHEQLQCWCLNFRGRVTVASVKNFQLIAATQPAAGAPTPSQPAPPEHDKIILQFGKVGKDMFTMDYRYPLSAFQAFAICLSSFDTKLACE